Proteins from one Fragaria vesca subsp. vesca linkage group LG6, FraVesHawaii_1.0, whole genome shotgun sequence genomic window:
- the LOC101309647 gene encoding putative RNA polymerase II subunit B1 CTD phosphatase RPAP2 homolog encodes MENHKHTNPSKSVNDAVYKLQLALLDSVKTLDRLYLAGSIISRSDYTDVVTERSIADLCGYPLCSNALPPEASRTRKGHYRISLKEHKVYDLRETKLYCSSKCVIDSKAFAQGLSEERCDVLDLGKVERVLREFGEEKKEIGDLGLSSLKIEEKSGTYSGKVEEFGPSNAIEGYVPRRDRVSKASGAKKNKQGSKGKDAKPSGGGKQLILNDMDFMSTLLACDEYSVSKMPPNVADNNVDTELKKSKGKDLESGFSVLETSATPNKSEGVMDVGDLGMSRLKIEAEEESQVGKGEKSSEGTLRSSLKHSGTKKLSRSVTWADEKSDSTGRRNLCEVRDMEDGLENPGAFDSLYKPSSSSEAGSSFSWVDKTIDSTKCENICEVSGTHDAKEVPEVVGSSVVQGNEWFESAEACAVALSEAAGAVETGEFDTSDAVSKAGIIILPRTDGVDEEEFIVDGADEEDSIEDSVDEEESTEDIDMLEPEQALSKWPKKPESSQFDLFNPEDSWFDAPPDGFNLTLSPFATMWNALFTWTTSSTLAYIYGKDDSFHEEFLNVNGRSYPHKIVLADGRSSEIKLTVGASLSRALPEIVAELGLAVPNLEKGMGFMLNTMSFIEALPAFRMKQWQVIALLFIEGLSVCRMPALTPHMTNRRVLIQRVLDGARISVEEYEIMKDFLIPLGRAPQFASQSGA; translated from the exons ATGGAAAACCACAAGCACACCAACCCATCCAAGTCAGTAAACGACGCAGTGTACAAGCTCCAACTCGCGCTCCTCGACAGCGTCAAAACCCTAGACCGCCTCTACCTAGCCGGCTCCATAATCTCCCGCTCCGACTACACCGACGTCGTCACGGAGCGATCCATCGCCGACCTCTGCGGCTATCCTCTCTGCTCCAACGCCCTACCTCCCGAAGCCTCCAGAACTCGCAAGGGCCACTACCGCATCTCGCTCAAGGAGCACAAGGTCTACGATCTCAGGGAGACGAAGCTGTACTGCTCATCGAAGTGCGTGATTGACAGCAAGGCGTTTGCTCAGGGGTTGAGCGAGGAGAGATGTGACGTGTTGGATTTGGGAAAGGTTGAGAGGGTTTTGAGGGAGTTTGGGGAGGAGAAGAAGGAGATTGGGGATTTAGGGTTGTCTAGTTTGAAGATTGAAGAGAAGAGTGGGACTTACAGTGGGAAAGTGGAGGAGTTTGGTCCTTCGAATGCGATTGAGGGATATGTGCCGAGAAGGGATAGGGTTTCGAAGGCGTCGGGTGCGAAGAAGAACAAACAAG GGTCGAAAGGGAAAGATGCGAAGCCGAGTGGCGGTGGGAAACAGTTGATTTTGAATGATATGGACTTCATGAGTACATTACTAGCTTGTGATGAATATAGCGTGTCGAAAATGCCACCAAATGTAGCAGATAATAATGTTGATACCGAGTTAAAGAAATCAAAAGGTAAAGACTTAGAGAGCGGATTTAGTGTGTTAGAAACATCGGCCACTCCTAATAAGAGTGAAGGTGTGATGGATGTTGGGGATTTAGGTATGTCTAGGTTGAAGATTGAAGCGGAAGAGGAATCTCAAGTTGGGAAGGGGGAGAAATCGAGTGAGGGTACACTGAGGTCTTCTCTTAAACATTCAGGGACAAAGAAACTTAGTCGCTCTGTTACTTGGGCTGATGAAAAGAGTGATAGTACCGGGAGGAGGAATCTTTGTGAGGTGAGAGATATGGAAGATGGACTAGAAAATCCTGGTGCATTTGACAGTTTGTACAAACCTTCTTCATCAAGTGAAGCTGGTTCCTCTTTTAGTTGGGTTGATAAGACGATTGATAGTACGAAGTGTGAAAATATTTGTGAGGTTAGTGGAACGCATGATGCAAAAGAGGTTCCTGAGGTAGTAGGCAGTTCAGTCGTGCAAGGTAATGAATGGTTTGAGTCAGCAGAAGCCTGTGCAGTAGCATTGAGTGAGGCAGCCGGAGCTGTTGAAACCGGAGAATTTGATACTAGTGATGCTG TGTCAAAAGCCGGAATTATTATACTGCCACGCACAGATGGTGTGGATGAAGAAGAGTTCATAGTGGATGGTGCGGATGAAGAAGATTCCATAGAGGATAGTGTGGATGAAGAAGAGTCTACAGAGGATATTGACATGCTTGAACCAGAACAGGCTCTTTCAAAGTGGCCAAAAAAACCCGAAAGTTCACAGTTTGATTTATTTAATCCTGAGGACTCTTGGTTTGATGCTCCACCAGATGGTTTCAATTTGACA TTATCTCCTTTCGCAACAATGTGGAATGCTCTCTTTACATGGACAACATCATCTACGTTGGCTTATATATATGGCAAGGATGATAGTTTCCATGAAGAGTTTCTAAACGTCAATGGGAGAAGTTATCCCCATAAGATTGTGTTGGCAGATGGTCGGTCTTCAGAAATCAAGCTAACTGTGGGTGCATCTCTTTCTCGGGCTCTACCAGAAATTGTTGCTGAACTAGGGCTTGCGGTTCCCAATTTAGAGAAAGGAATG GGCTTCATGTTGAATACAATGTCCTTTATTGAGGCGTTACCAGCATTCAGAATGAAACAGTGGCAAGTGATCGCTCTTCTTTTTATTGAGGGTCTCTCTGTTTGTAGGATGCCGGCACTTACTCCTCACATGACAAATAGAAGGGTACTGATTCAGAGG GTGCTGGATGGTGCCCGTATAAGCGTAGAAGAGTACGAGATCATGAAGGATTTCCTGATACCCCTTGGCCGAGCTCCCCAATTCGCATCCCAGAGTGGCGCTTAA
- the LOC101293805 gene encoding aspartic proteinase CDR1-like, producing MAFGCGIYNERFVAWENDTRGDPISGVVGLGKYDLSSILYQLSPITLLKFSYCLPLHIFGDHDHHHDHALLAFGNDADIRGTSGVQTTPIYGTDDDCYYLNLTGISFDGKILPIDPKRFMTDNLGVIVDSGTPYTLLDQEAYDHLRQDVVTYFLERYEWSPLDQPRSNFNLCYPMMEDIQGLGNFAFPKITFRFEGPANLELKEASIFQIFEIVNEFCFMVLPSYSTNILGGFQQIHHRFLFDVGASKLSFAPENC from the coding sequence ATGGCATTTGGATGTGGAATCTACAACGAGCGTTTTGTTGCCTGGGAAAATGATACTAGAGGTGATCCAATATCTGGAGTTGTTGGTCTAGGGAAATATGATCTCTCTTCTATACTTTATCAATTAAGTCCTATAACCCTTCTCAAGTTTTCTTATTGCCTTCCGCTGCACATATTTGGAGACCATGACCACCATCATGATCATGCATTGCTAGCTTTTGGTAACGATGCAGATATAAGAGGTACTTCTGGTGTACAAACAACACCAATTTATGGTACTGATGATGATTGCTATTACCTAAACTTAACAGGTATTAGTTTTGATGGGAAAATTCTCCCAATAGATCCAAAACGTTTTATGACAGATAATCTTGGGGTGATAGTTGATTCAGGAACTCCATACACTCTCCTCGATCAAGAAGCATATGACCATTTGCGACAAGATGTGGTCACATACTTTCTAGAAAGATATGAATGGAGCCCTTTGGACCAACCTAGGTCTAATTTCAACCTATGTTACCCGATGATGGAGGATATTCAAGGACTCGGAAACTTTGCCTTCCCAAAAATCACATTTCGCTTTGAAGGGCCAGCAAACCTTGAGCTCAAGGAAGCTTCAATCTTCCAGATCTTTGAAATAGTGAACGAATTTTGCTTTATGGTTCTGCCAAGTTACAGTACAAATATTTTGGGAGGGTTTCAACAGATTCATCATAGGTTCCTTTTCGATGTAGGTGCTTCTAAATTGTCCTTTGCACCTGAGAATTGTTGA
- the LOC101294096 gene encoding aspartic proteinase nepenthesin-1-like, with the protein MKHTILSAPNLSLFQKHQNLLRVSKRRLTNTSTSSMLGAPIHRSISDYFYVEMKIGTPPVKVNLALDTGSTTPWAQCAQCQLCFPVSVPVFDPMRSTTYQRMPNNHPLCVPPYAAPSGRYCFYGIMYAEGEKTTGRLGIDSYFRVERWEAAFGC; encoded by the coding sequence ATGAAACACACCATTCTTTCTGCACCAAACCTCTCCCTGTTCCAAAAACATCAGAATCTTCTCCGAGTGTCAAAACGCCGCCTCACAAACACAAGCACTAGTTCTATGCTAGGAGCTCCCATTCATCGTTCAATTAGTGACTACTTTTATGTGGAAATGAAGATTGGTACACCTCCAGTGAAAGTCAATTTGGCTTTGGATACGGGTAGCACTACCCCATGGGCTCAATGTGCACAGTGCCAATTGTGTTTTCCTGTCTCGGTCCCAGTTTTCGATCCCATGAGGTCAACAACGTATCAAAGAATGCCTAACAATCACCCTCTTTGTGTTCCTCCTTATGCTGCTCCTTCTGGCCGTTACTGCTTTTATGGGATAATGTACGCTGAAGGAGAAAAGACAACAGGCAGATTGGGAATAGACAGTTACTTTCGAGTCGAAAGATGGGAGGCAGCATTTGGTTGTTGA